Genomic segment of Streptomyces zhihengii:
GGGGCTGAGCACCGGCGGCGGGTGGGTCCGCGGACCGGGCCCCTCGCCGGCCACGGTCTCCCCGCGCCCCTCGCCGGCGACGAACTCCCCGCACCGCGACGCCCCTCGCCGGCCCGTCCTGCCGGCACCGCGAAGCGGCACGCGCGACGACGCGGGCCGTCACCCCCGCACGGGATGACGGCCCGCGTCGCACGGCACCGGCTACGAGCGGCGGGGAACCGGGATCACGTAGCGGCTGTAGAGGAGGTCGCGCAGGACGTCATCGCCGCCCTCGACGACGGAGACGTAGCGGACGTCGCGCAGGAGCTTGCCGATGGGGAGGTCGTCGGTGTAGCCGAGGCCGCCGAACATCTCCGAGCCCACGGAGGCCACCTCCCAGCCCGCCTGGCCGCAGAACATCTTGGCGGTCAGGGCGGACTTCAGGGTGCCCTGGCGGTGGAAGAGGGCGGGGGCGGAGGGGTCGGCCATGACGGTGTCGTAGTCGCGCGCGGCACGCAGACAGTGGCTCTTCATGACGTCGATCCACATCTCCATCTGCCCCAGCCGCTGCGCGAAGACGGGGTTGTCCATGAGGACGCCGTCGCGCAGCGGCTTGGTGCGGGCGTACGTCATGCAGTGGTCGCGGACGCGGCGGGCGATGCCGATGGCCGTGGCCGCGATCAGGATGCGGCTGGCGTTGAGGCCGATCTCCAGCAGCCGCAGCCCGGAGCCGTCGAGCCGGTTCCCGGCGGGGACGCGGCAGTCGTTCAGGGCGACCTGGTAGGTGTGCGAGGCGCGCAGGCCGATGACGTCCCAGCGCTTCACGATCTCGACGCCGGGGGTGTCGCGCGGGATCAGGACGGCGTGGTACGCCTCGGAGTCCTCCGCCGAGCGGGCGACGACGATCAGGAAGTCGGCGAAGTCGGTGTTGGTGGAGAAGAACTTCTCGCCCGTGACGACGAGTTCGTCGCCCTCGGTCCGCACCACCGTGCCGATGCGGCCGAGTTCGCTTCCCGCCTCCCGCTCGCTGCCGAGGGTCGCGCAGAACGAGCCGCGGGCCGCCATCGGTTCGAGGTAGCGGGCCTTCAGCTCGTCGGAGCCGTAGAGCTGCACCATGCTGGTGCCGAGCACCGAGATGAACAGGGTGAAGGCCGCGCCCGCGTCGCCGTAGGCGATCTCGTTCACGATCTCGACGCTGTCCTCCAGCGTGAGGCCCCGGCCGCCGAACTCCTCGGGCAGCCACCAGTTGGCCAGTCCGGTCTCGCGGAAGCGCTCGTAGACGTCCGAGGGCTTGTCGTCGAGCGCGTCGAGCTCGGTGTGCCGCCCGTCGAGGCACTCCTTGACGAACGCGCGCACGGCCTTCAGGTCTTCCGGTTTCATCACTTCACCATTTCCACGTCGGTCACCCGGGTGCACGGGTTGCTCATTCGGAGATCGCCCGCTGCACGAGCGCTTCGATGTCCAGGTCGTCGATCTCGTCGAGGTCGTCGGCGCCGTCCGGGCCGCCGGGCTCGGCGCCCTCCTCCGGCAGGCCGCCGGCCCCGTCCGCGGACCGCACGGGATCCGGCTCGGGGAACAGCAGCTCCCGCAGGCGCTCGGCCAGTGCGGCGGGGGTCGGATAGTTGTAGATCACCGTCGCCGGGACGTGCACGCCGGTGTCCTGCTTCACCTGGTTGCGGAACTCGACACCGCTGAGGGAGTCGAACCCGATCTCCTGGAAGGACATGTCGGCGTCGATGTCGTCGGCGGACGGATAGCCGAGGACCACGGCCGCGGTCTCCAGCAGCAGCGTCACCAGCTCCTCCCGCTGCTCCTCCGGTGCGAGGCCGGCCAGCCGGCGTGCCATCGGGGACAGGCCGTCCTCCTCCCCCGCCGCGTCGGCGGCCGGGGCCGCGGCGACGGCGGGCGGGGCGGCCGGGGCCCGCCGCGCCAGGGTGCGCAGCAGCGCGGGCACGGTGTCCTGCCACAGCGACGACCGGTCGATCTCCAGCGGGAGCTGGAGCGTCTCGCGCGCCGCGAGGGCGGCGTCGAAGAGCGCGGTGCCCTTCTCCGCGGCCAGCGGCGCCATGCCGTGGCGGCGGAAGCGCGCCAGGTCGGCCTGGCCGAGGGTGCTCGCCATGCCGATCTCCCACGGGCCCCAGGCGAGCGAGACACCGGGCAGGCCCGCGGCGGCGCGGTGCTCGGCGAGCGCGTCCAGGAAGGCGTTGGCCGCCGCGTAGTTGGCCTGGCCGGCGTTGCCGATCACCCCGACGACGGACGAGTACAGCACGAAGGCCGACAGGTCCGTGCCCTCGGTGAGTTCGTGCAGATGCCAGGCCGCGTCGGCCTTCGGCGCGAACACCCGGTCGATGCGCTCCGGGGTCAGCGACTCCACGGTGGTGTCGTCGAGGACACCGGCCATGTGCACGACCGCGGTCAGCGGCGCGTCCGGCGGGATCAGCGCGAGCTGCCGGGCCAGCGCCTCCCGGTCGGAGACGTCGCAGGCCGCGTGGGTGACGTGCGCGCCGAGCGCGGTGAGCTCGGCGGCGGGGCCGGGCGCGCCGGAACGGCTGAGCAGCAGCAGGTTGCGCACCCCGTGCCCGGTGACCAGGTGCCGTGCGAGCAGGGCGCCCAGTCCTCCGGTGGCGCCGGTGAGCAGCACCGTGCCGTCCGGGTCGAAGGCCGGACGCGGCGCGGTGGCGGCGGGCACCGGGATCAGCCCCGGGACGTAGGCGCGGCCCCGGCGGAGGGCGAGTTCGGGTACCCGGACGTCCAGGGTCTCCAGGGCGCGCAGCGACTCGTCGCTGCCGTCGGTGTCGACGAGGACGAACTGGTCGCCGTGCTCGCCCTGGGCGGAGCGCACCAGGCCCCACACCGGGGCGAGGGCCAGGTCGGGCGCCTCGCCGGGCAGGACGGCGACGGCGTTCGCGGTCACCACGACCAGGGGCCGGTCGTGGTGCTCCTCCAGGCGGCGGCGCACCGCGGCGAGCGCCTCGCCCGCGCTCGCCCGGGCCGCCTCGGGGGCGTCACCGGTGCCGGCGCCGATGTGCACGACGTCGGCGGGCGCAGCGCCCGGCGCGGCCCGGTGGGCGGCCGGGTCCACCGGGGACCAGCGCACCGTGAACAGGGAGTCGGCGGCCGAGCCGCCGGCCAGCCGGCCGGCCGAGGCCGGCATCAGCGCGAGCGACTCGACGGTCAGCACGGGCGAACCGTCGGGGGCGGTGACCGCCACCGACACCTCGGTGGCGCCGAGCCGGGCGACACGCACCCGCAGCGGGCCGCTGGCGGGCGCGTGGCAGGCGACGCCCGACCAGGCGTACGGCAGCATCGCCCGGTCGGCGTCGTCCGACGCCACCAGCGTGAGGACGGGGTGCAGCGCCGCGTCCAGCAGGGCCGGGTGGACGGCGAACCCGTCCGCGGCGTGCGGGACGTGATCGGGCAGCTCGACCTCGGCGTACATATCGTCCGCGAGGCGCCACAGCGCGCGCAGCCCCTGGAAGGCCGGGCCGTATCCGTAGCCGCGGCCGGCCAGTTCCGGGTAGAGGGCGGGCAGGTCGACCGGGACGGCGTCCCGCGGCGGCCACTGCTCCGCCGCGGCGGGCGGTGCGACGGGGCGGGGGACGGCGTGGCCGTCGGCGTGGAGGGTCCAGCCGCCCGAGGGGACGGACTCCGGGCGGGAGTACACCTCGACCGGGCGCCGTCCGCCCTGCCCGGCCTCGCCCGCGACGACCTGGAGCCGCACGGCGCCGTCGGCGAAGGTCAGCGGCGCGTGCAGGGTCAGCTCCTCGACCGCGGGGCAGCCGGTGGCCCCCGCGGCGTGCAGCGCCGTCTCGACCACGGCGGCGCCGGGGAAGACGGTGGTGCCGAAGATCGCGTGGTCGGCCAGCCAGGAGTCGGCCGCGGGGTCGATCCGGCCGCTGAACACCAGCCGGTCCGCGGCGGCGAGCTCGGTCACCGCGGACAGGAAGGGGTGGGCGACCGGGTCCAGTCCGGCGCCCGCGACATCGCCCGCCGGCTCGGCCTGCCGCGCCCAGTAGCGCTGGTGGTCGAAGGCGTAGGTGGGCAGGTCGGCGGGGACGCCGCTCACCCCGACGGCCGCCAGGTAGGCCGGCCAGTCGACCGGGACGCCGGCGACGTGGAGCCGGGCGAGGGCCTCGGCCGCCGCGCGCGCCTCCGGGCGGTCCTTGCGGACCAGGGGGACCGCCGTCGTCCCGGTGTCGGCGAGGGTGTCGCCCGCCATCGCGGACAGCACGCCGTCCGGGCCGGCCTCGACGAGGATGCCGGCGCCGGCCTTGACCGCGGCGGCGACCCCGTCGGCGAAGCGCACGGCCTCGCGGACGTGCCGCACCCAGTAGGCCGGGTCCTCCAGCTCCCCCGGTTCGGCGACGCGTCCGGTCACGTCGGACACCACCGGGATGCGCGCGGGCGCGTAGGCGACGGTGTCGGCGACCTGCCGGAACTCGTCCAGCATCGGGTCCATCAGCGGCGAGTGGAAGGCGTGCGAGACCCGCAGCCGGGTCGTCTTGCGCCCGTCGGCCGCCAGGGTCGCCGCGATCCCGGCGACGACGTCCTCCTCACCGGAGACGACCACGGCGGCGGGGCCGTTCACGGCGGCGACGGAGGCGGCGTGCTCGTGTCCGGCCAGTGCGGCGCGGACCTCGTCCTCGCCGGCCTGCACGGCCACCATGGCGCCGCCGGGCGGCAGCGCGCCCATCAGCCGCCCGCGGGCGGCGACCAGCCGGGCGGCGTCCTCCAGCGAGAACACCCCGGCCACATGGGCGGCGGCGAGTTCGCCGATGGAGTGGCCGACGAGGACGGCCGGCTCGACGCCGAGCGAGGTGAGCAGCCGGTAGGCGGCCACCTCGAAGGCGAAGAGCGCGGGCTGCGTCATCGCGGTGCCGTCGAGCAGGGCGGCCCCGGCGGAGCCGGGCTCGGCCGCCACCGCGTCGTCCACGCGGTGCTCCAGGTGCGGATCGAGCGCGGCGCAGACCTCGCGCCAGGCGGTGGCGAACACCGGGAAGGCGGCGATCAGTTCGCGGCTCATGCCGAGCCGCTGGCTGCCCTGTCCGGAGAACAGCACACCGACGCCGGGCGCCGCGGGGGCGTGACCGGCGACCACGGCGGCGTCACGGCGGCCCTCGGCGAGCGCCTCCAGCCCGG
This window contains:
- a CDS encoding acyl-CoA dehydrogenase family protein encodes the protein MKPEDLKAVRAFVKECLDGRHTELDALDDKPSDVYERFRETGLANWWLPEEFGGRGLTLEDSVEIVNEIAYGDAGAAFTLFISVLGTSMVQLYGSDELKARYLEPMAARGSFCATLGSEREAGSELGRIGTVVRTEGDELVVTGEKFFSTNTDFADFLIVVARSAEDSEAYHAVLIPRDTPGVEIVKRWDVIGLRASHTYQVALNDCRVPAGNRLDGSGLRLLEIGLNASRILIAATAIGIARRVRDHCMTYARTKPLRDGVLMDNPVFAQRLGQMEMWIDVMKSHCLRAARDYDTVMADPSAPALFHRQGTLKSALTAKMFCGQAGWEVASVGSEMFGGLGYTDDLPIGKLLRDVRYVSVVEGGDDVLRDLLYSRYVIPVPRRS